A window of Mucilaginibacter paludis DSM 18603 contains these coding sequences:
- a CDS encoding SusC/RagA family TonB-linked outer membrane protein: MDENFYKKRKLKIKTFLLLLAIIYLYVPKVFAVPDQQAHTERLESVLKKMELQYHVNFVYDAAEINKNLDINIPPGAKTVDAALQQLGTYGIAYRVVGNKVILKKQVVADIIIRGKVVESSGPNSTGDVLIGVTILEKGTRNAVATGQNGDYQIKVKENAILVFSMIGYKTQEISVTGKTTIVVSLEPTANNMKEVVVTGYQDIKKKLFTGAATTLKAADAKRDGIADVSRMLEGRVAGVSVQNVSGTFGAAPKIRIRGATSITGENKPLWVVDGIILEDVVNISNEQLSTGDPSTLLGSAVAGINPDDIESFEILKDATATSLYGARAMNGVIIITTKKGRVGNPIVSYTGNYSSYLKPTYSTFDIMNSYDQMSVYSQLQREGFLNYSTVSRAENGGVYAKLAQGITNGTILNTPESRNTFLNRYAQANTNWFDILFKNSFMQEHSLSVSTGTEKSQTYYSTSYLKDNGWTVADKVQRFTANVNTNFNLSPKVSLGFITKGSIRDQQAPGTLGRTGNPVTGEYSRDFDINPFSYAINTSRTLTAYDENGNREYFTRNYAPFNILNELDNNTLNLTQVDLSIQTLFKYQIFKNLKYSFDGSYRYTKSSQEHKVRENSNMAEAYRADYDATVRENNRFLYRNPDDANAEPVVVLPQGGFYYTVDDYLVSYFFRNTLNFDKTFGKHKIGLFAAQQLQFANRQNRSFTGYGYQFDKGGVPFIDPNAIKQAVEGNFNYYSITNRYDRFAAFVADGTYSYNEKYNLKGTIRYDGSNLLGESSQARWLPTWNVSGSWNVDEEEFMKNQSVIDGLKLRVGYGLVASYGTATNSSLVLQSTSTKRPYLSEVETALYIAGLENSQLTWEKQYETNIGIDINLFKNRLSLSADIYNREGFDLIGQIRTSGVGGEALKVANYADLHTQGVEFTLGGTILKKKDFGFKSQLTFGLSKGKITNLKSEPNIFDLIGADGGPKEGYPTRGLFSIDFQKLQDYRENHGLAGVPIFINEKGIQSSSVYLQDPNTSFLTYEGPVDPLYTGGFYNTFTYKNFTLSALITFSGGNKVRLNPVYKNKYSDLDALPNEFLSRYVLPDDEKITFVPSIVDPRGVSQLDGTYPYNAYNYSSARVADGGFIRLKQVSLGYNVPTKYTTKLGLNNASLNVVTNNLWLIYSDSKLNGQDPEFFSSGGVALPIPRQFTVSLKVGF, translated from the coding sequence ATGGATGAAAATTTTTACAAAAAGCGAAAATTAAAAATTAAAACTTTCCTTCTCCTTTTAGCAATCATTTACCTGTATGTTCCAAAGGTTTTTGCCGTGCCCGACCAGCAAGCTCATACCGAAAGGCTTGAAAGCGTGCTTAAAAAAATGGAATTGCAGTATCACGTTAATTTTGTTTACGATGCGGCCGAAATCAACAAAAACCTGGATATCAATATTCCGCCTGGGGCCAAAACAGTTGATGCGGCCTTGCAGCAATTAGGTACTTACGGCATAGCCTACAGGGTAGTTGGCAACAAGGTTATCCTAAAAAAACAGGTTGTTGCCGATATTATTATCAGGGGTAAGGTTGTTGAAAGTAGCGGCCCCAATAGCACCGGTGATGTTTTAATCGGCGTAACCATTTTAGAAAAAGGAACACGCAACGCTGTAGCAACCGGCCAAAACGGCGATTATCAGATTAAGGTAAAAGAAAACGCCATATTGGTTTTTAGTATGATAGGCTACAAAACGCAGGAGATCAGCGTTACCGGCAAAACTACGATTGTGGTATCGCTCGAACCTACGGCCAACAATATGAAAGAAGTTGTGGTTACCGGTTACCAGGATATTAAAAAGAAACTTTTTACAGGCGCTGCCACTACATTAAAGGCTGCGGATGCAAAGCGTGATGGTATAGCTGATGTAAGCCGGATGCTCGAAGGGCGTGTGGCCGGTGTGTCAGTACAAAACGTATCCGGAACATTTGGTGCCGCTCCCAAAATCAGGATCCGCGGAGCCACTTCAATTACCGGCGAAAACAAACCCCTGTGGGTTGTTGATGGTATTATTTTAGAAGACGTGGTTAATATATCCAACGAACAGCTTTCTACCGGTGATCCATCTACTTTATTGGGTTCGGCAGTGGCGGGTATTAACCCGGATGATATTGAAAGTTTTGAGATATTGAAGGATGCCACGGCTACCTCATTGTACGGCGCAAGGGCGATGAACGGGGTTATTATCATCACCACCAAAAAGGGGCGTGTTGGTAACCCTATAGTATCATACACAGGTAACTATTCCAGCTACTTAAAACCAACTTACAGTACGTTTGATATCATGAATTCGTACGATCAGATGTCAGTTTACTCGCAATTACAACGTGAGGGCTTTTTAAACTATTCGACTGTATCAAGGGCCGAGAATGGTGGTGTTTATGCTAAGCTTGCCCAGGGTATAACCAACGGCACTATATTAAATACGCCCGAATCGCGCAACACATTTTTAAACCGTTACGCGCAGGCCAATACCAATTGGTTTGATATCCTGTTTAAAAACTCGTTTATGCAGGAGCATTCATTAAGCGTTTCAACCGGTACCGAAAAATCGCAAACGTATTACTCAACCAGTTACTTAAAAGATAACGGTTGGACGGTTGCCGATAAGGTGCAACGTTTTACAGCAAATGTTAATACAAACTTTAACTTGTCGCCTAAAGTTAGCCTCGGCTTTATCACCAAAGGATCCATCCGCGATCAACAAGCCCCCGGAACACTTGGCCGCACGGGTAACCCCGTTACAGGAGAGTATTCAAGGGATTTTGATATCAACCCGTTCAGCTATGCCATTAATACCAGCCGTACGCTAACAGCCTATGATGAAAATGGCAACCGGGAGTATTTTACCCGTAACTACGCGCCGTTTAATATTTTGAATGAGCTGGATAACAATACGTTGAATTTAACACAGGTTGACCTGAGCATTCAAACCTTATTTAAATATCAAATATTTAAAAACCTGAAATACTCGTTCGATGGTTCGTATCGATACACTAAGTCGAGCCAGGAGCATAAAGTTCGCGAAAACTCCAATATGGCCGAAGCTTACCGCGCTGATTATGATGCCACGGTAAGGGAAAACAACCGGTTTTTATACCGCAATCCTGACGATGCCAACGCCGAGCCTGTTGTTGTTTTGCCGCAAGGTGGTTTTTATTATACGGTTGATGATTACCTTGTAAGTTATTTTTTCAGGAATACCTTAAACTTTGATAAAACCTTCGGTAAACATAAAATAGGTTTGTTTGCCGCTCAGCAGCTGCAATTTGCCAACAGGCAAAACCGTTCGTTTACCGGTTATGGCTATCAGTTTGATAAAGGCGGTGTTCCGTTTATTGATCCTAACGCCATTAAACAAGCTGTAGAGGGCAACTTTAATTATTACAGCATTACCAACAGGTACGATAGGTTTGCCGCTTTTGTGGCCGATGGTACCTACTCTTACAACGAAAAATACAATCTGAAAGGTACTATACGTTACGATGGGTCGAACCTGTTAGGCGAATCGAGCCAGGCGCGCTGGTTACCTACCTGGAACGTAAGCGGCTCGTGGAACGTTGACGAAGAAGAGTTTATGAAAAACCAATCTGTTATTGACGGATTGAAGTTAAGGGTTGGATACGGCCTTGTGGCCAGTTACGGAACGGCAACTAACTCCAGCCTTGTTTTGCAAAGCACAAGCACCAAACGCCCTTACTTATCGGAAGTGGAGACTGCGCTGTACATTGCAGGCCTTGAAAACTCTCAGTTAACCTGGGAAAAGCAGTACGAAACCAATATTGGTATTGATATTAATTTGTTTAAAAATAGGTTATCATTAAGTGCCGATATATATAACCGTGAAGGCTTCGACCTGATTGGCCAAATCCGTACATCGGGTGTTGGCGGCGAAGCGCTTAAAGTTGCCAACTACGCCGACCTGCACACCCAGGGGGTGGAGTTTACCTTGGGTGGTACCATTTTAAAGAAAAAAGATTTCGGCTTTAAGAGCCAGTTAACTTTTGGACTAAGCAAAGGTAAAATCACCAACCTGAAAAGTGAGCCTAATATATTTGACCTTATCGGTGCCGATGGCGGGCCTAAAGAAGGTTATCCCACCAGGGGCTTGTTCTCTATCGATTTTCAAAAACTGCAGGATTATAGAGAGAATCATGGTTTAGCGGGTGTGCCTATTTTTATTAACGAGAAAGGTATCCAGAGCTCAAGCGTTTACCTGCAAGATCCTAATACCTCGTTCCTGACTTACGAGGGGCCGGTTGATCCGCTTTATACAGGTGGTTTTTACAATACCTTCACTTATAAAAACTTCACCTTATCAGCTTTAATTACTTTTAGCGGCGGCAACAAGGTAAGGCTTAATCCGGTATACAAAAACAAATACAGCGATTTGGATGCCTTGCCTAACGAGTTTTTAAGCCGCTACGTATTACCTGACGATGAGAAAATAACATTTGTACCATCCATTGTTGATCCGAGGGGCGTTAGCCAGCTTGATGGCACCTACCCTTATAACGCCTACAATTACTCAAGCGCGAGGGTTGCCGATGGTGGCTTTATCCGGTTAAAACAGGTATCGCTTGGCTACAATGTGCCAACTAAGTACACTACCAAATTGGGCTTAAACAATGCATCATTAAACGTTGTAACAAATAACCTTTGGCTGATTTACTCCGACAGTAAATTAAACGGGCAAGACCCGGAATTTTTTAGCTCGGGTGGCGTGGCTTTACCTATTCCGCGTCAGTTCACTGTATCATTAAAAGTTGGGTTTTAA
- a CDS encoding FecR family protein: MHSEINLLIEQSTEYKRIYDQMVTIWNNSTDLQKLEHLDNNDAVLQLETKLAELKHPTEQVNPEKSNFKRWIAAAAAVLLIGAGWYLLYQQNSKVNYLVKTTGGTIDSVTLNDGSKIFLDQFSQLKYPEKFKGDTREISLVKGQAFFKIHRDTLHPFVVQINQSLVTVLGTSFNINNHNRQIALNVKTGVVKFQPDADRADGSILHAGTGIIYSEIDRRQVILTADNQNSQAWLTHQLQFVDASLTDVCRQLQEYYKVKIVIAGNISAFKKLNATFKDNKLNDIMVVLQNTYPIKIKQLSSDSIVVQSILK, from the coding sequence TTGCATAGCGAGATAAACTTGCTAATTGAGCAATCAACAGAGTACAAACGCATTTACGACCAGATGGTAACCATCTGGAATAATTCAACCGACCTACAAAAATTAGAGCATCTTGATAATAATGATGCTGTATTGCAATTGGAAACGAAACTTGCTGAGCTTAAGCATCCCACAGAGCAAGTAAATCCCGAAAAATCTAATTTTAAAAGATGGATAGCCGCCGCCGCCGCAGTTTTACTAATAGGTGCGGGCTGGTATTTGCTGTATCAGCAAAATAGCAAAGTTAATTACCTTGTAAAAACCACAGGGGGCACAATTGATTCGGTTACGCTTAATGATGGTAGCAAAATTTTCCTGGATCAGTTCAGCCAGCTCAAGTATCCGGAAAAGTTTAAAGGCGATACCAGGGAGATCAGCCTGGTAAAAGGACAAGCATTTTTCAAGATACACCGGGATACTTTGCATCCTTTTGTGGTTCAAATTAACCAATCGTTGGTAACGGTGTTGGGCACCTCGTTCAATATCAACAACCACAATCGCCAAATTGCATTGAATGTTAAAACAGGTGTAGTTAAGTTTCAGCCCGACGCCGACCGGGCCGACGGATCAATACTGCATGCTGGCACAGGTATTATTTATAGTGAAATCGATAGGCGGCAGGTGATATTAACTGCCGACAACCAAAATAGCCAAGCCTGGTTAACCCACCAACTTCAATTTGTTGATGCATCGCTAACAGATGTGTGCAGACAGCTTCAAGAATATTATAAAGTTAAAATTGTAATAGCCGGCAATATTTCGGCCTTTAAAAAACTCAATGCCACTTTTAAGGATAATAAGCTGAACGATATTATGGTTGTGCTGCAAAATACCTATCCCATTAAAATCAAACAGCTGAGCAGCGATTCGATTGTAGTTCAAAGCATTTTAAAATAA
- a CDS encoding RNA polymerase sigma-70 factor, with protein MNTVRSFDDHTDLKYLEGIRNKEHSAFTSLYRKYYKVLVLASDKYVKEIDVAKEIVQDVFLKMWEQPFELDNEASIKSYLYRSAINSSLNHIKREKNISQHHLKIANDVTYDSLEDLHAEQELKILIYNEIELLPAQCKKVFKLSRFEGLKYREIAVLLNISEKTVENHMIKALKTLRERLYEKDEANNLYKLKVFTLLFLSAPEILAINSHFGK; from the coding sequence ATGAATACTGTAAGATCATTTGATGACCATACCGATCTCAAATACCTCGAAGGTATTCGTAATAAGGAGCACTCTGCCTTTACTTCGCTCTATCGCAAATATTATAAAGTTTTAGTACTCGCATCTGATAAATACGTTAAAGAAATTGATGTAGCCAAGGAGATTGTTCAGGATGTATTTCTGAAAATGTGGGAGCAGCCCTTTGAGCTGGACAACGAAGCTTCGATTAAATCGTATCTATATCGCTCGGCTATCAATTCCTCCTTAAACCACATCAAACGCGAAAAAAACATCAGCCAGCACCACTTAAAAATTGCTAATGATGTTACTTATGATTCGCTGGAAGATTTGCATGCGGAACAGGAACTGAAAATTTTGATTTATAACGAGATTGAACTTTTGCCCGCCCAGTGTAAAAAGGTTTTCAAACTGAGTCGCTTTGAAGGCTTAAAGTATCGGGAAATAGCTGTTCTGCTTAATATATCCGAGAAAACGGTAGAAAACCACATGATTAAAGCCTTGAAAACCCTCCGCGAAAGGCTGTATGAAAAGGATGAAGCTAATAATTTGTATAAACTGAAAGTTTTTACCCTGTTGTTTTTGTCAGCTCCAGAAATATTGGCTATTAATAGTCATTTTGGAAAATAA
- a CDS encoding MBL fold metallo-hydrolase has protein sequence MIITFLGTGTSQGVPVIACDCEVCTSADKHDKRLRSSIMVESEGKVIVVDSGPDFRYQMLRAHVTHLDAIVFTHEHKDHVAGLDDIRAFNYKQQSAIDIYATERVQAALKREFAYIFHEFKYPGIPQVDLHTIDDRHSFNIGRVHITPIEAMHYKLPVLGFRIGDFTYITDAKTITDTEIEKIKGTKILVINALQKENHISHFTLSEAIAFAQQIGAEQTYFTHISHRLGKHQDVSQLLPAGIYLAYDGLRLDLE, from the coding sequence GTGATCATAACATTTTTAGGTACCGGAACATCACAAGGCGTACCCGTAATAGCCTGCGATTGCGAGGTCTGCACCTCGGCCGACAAGCATGATAAGCGTCTGCGCTCGTCCATTATGGTGGAGTCGGAGGGCAAAGTAATCGTGGTCGACTCCGGTCCCGATTTCCGGTACCAGATGCTGCGCGCCCACGTTACCCACCTCGACGCCATCGTATTTACCCACGAACATAAAGACCACGTAGCCGGGCTCGACGATATCCGCGCCTTCAACTACAAGCAACAATCCGCCATCGATATTTACGCCACCGAGCGCGTACAAGCCGCCCTGAAGCGCGAATTCGCCTACATCTTCCACGAATTTAAATACCCCGGCATCCCCCAGGTAGATCTGCATACTATCGACGATCGGCACTCCTTTAACATTGGCCGGGTGCACATCACCCCTATTGAAGCGATGCACTACAAGCTGCCTGTACTCGGCTTCAGGATAGGCGATTTTACCTACATCACCGATGCCAAAACCATTACCGATACCGAAATCGAAAAAATAAAAGGCACCAAAATATTGGTGATCAACGCGCTACAAAAAGAAAACCATATATCACACTTCACCTTAAGCGAAGCCATCGCCTTCGCCCAGCAAATAGGTGCCGAGCAAACCTACTTCACACATATCAGTCACCGTCTTGGTAAACATCAGGATGTGTCTCAGCTGCTGCCTGCAGGTATTTACCTGGCCTACGATGGTTTGCGGTTGGATTTGGAGTAG
- a CDS encoding LolA family protein yields MKPYIIYLLLFTATLGTTFAQKDAQAKLILNEVSRKYKTYDVIKTNFVYTLESPQANVKESQTGTLIAKSKTNKFKVTLYSKGSSQTPVIAQELISDGKQQWTYLKKDNEVQLNNVAVNDDALNPAHIFTIYEKGFKYIYAGEQKAGATTCQVIDMTPTDAKKPFFKVRLLIDKAKKQIYSAQIFDKNGNKYTYSMQTFVPNFKVSEEVFAFDVKSHPGVEVVDLR; encoded by the coding sequence ATGAAACCCTACATTATATATTTATTACTTTTTACCGCCACCCTGGGCACCACTTTTGCTCAGAAAGACGCGCAAGCCAAACTGATTTTAAACGAGGTAAGCCGCAAGTACAAAACGTACGACGTTATTAAAACCAACTTTGTGTACACGCTCGAGAGCCCGCAGGCCAACGTAAAAGAAAGCCAAACCGGTACGTTGATAGCCAAATCAAAAACCAACAAGTTTAAGGTAACCCTGTACAGCAAAGGCAGCAGTCAAACACCTGTAATTGCCCAGGAGCTGATAAGCGACGGCAAACAGCAATGGACCTACCTTAAAAAAGATAACGAGGTACAGCTCAACAACGTAGCCGTAAACGACGATGCCCTTAACCCGGCCCACATCTTCACCATTTACGAAAAAGGCTTTAAATACATTTACGCCGGCGAACAAAAAGCCGGAGCCACCACCTGCCAGGTGATTGACATGACGCCCACCGACGCCAAGAAACCCTTTTTTAAAGTGCGCCTGCTGATTGATAAAGCCAAAAAGCAAATTTACAGCGCCCAGATATTTGATAAAAACGGTAACAAATACACCTACAGCATGCAAACCTTTGTGCCTAACTTCAAAGTATCCGAAGAAGTTTTCGCCTTCGACGTCAAATCGCACCCAGGCGTTGAGGTGGTTGATTTGAGGTAG
- a CDS encoding FtsK/SpoIIIE family DNA translocase, producing MPVKGNQFKSNTFKDESNPKASVKGERPLKQVKQKVESLPLFNLKDGRFIKVLGLFFLVVSVYFLIAFTSYLFTWQEDQSYVLKANGGWHNLFKTQQELMDNGVKNPMVDNWLGKFGALLSNQFMFEWFGIASFIFVAVFFIIGYRLLFKVRLFPVNKTLAYALFGIIFFSIAIGFVHGFIIDYPHFLEGEFGYWTNRLLDAQIGQAGAAGLLIFAAVTFLIIAYNIDFKLPERKKKENNLPGFDDVADIGEPYIRANTSKIPGEPETPFTPVEWPGRGPKLTQEGVLPSTRFTEPEPEPEVVEPKGPIFNIEKPIHEPLVLMPEPSPETEIPLTVSETRPDSILSIEKEDVVTANDLVEQFGAFDPRLDLSSYQFPTLDLLENYGSHKIVVNTEELEANKNKIVETLNHYNIEIDKIKATIGPTVTLYEIIPAPGVRISKIKNLEDDIALSLAALGIRIIAPMPGKGTIGIEVPNQHPEMVSMRSVIASEKFQNTTMDLPIALGKTISNEIFIADLAKMPHLLVAGATGQGKSVGINAILVSLLYKKHPAELKFVLVDPKKVELTLFRKIERHFLAKLPDEADAIITDTKKVINTLNSLCIEMDQRYDLLKDAQVRNLKEYNVKFVNRKLLPTEGHRFLPFIVLIVDEFADLMMTAGKEVEVPIARLAQLARAIGIHLVIATQRPSVNIITGTIKANFPARIAFRVQSKIDSRTILDSGGADQLIGRGDMLLSTGNDLIRLQCAFVDTPEVDKISDFIGAQRGYSTAHLLPEYVGEGAESGPKEFDADNRDPMFEDAARLIVLHQQGSTSLIQRKLKLGYNRAGRIIDQLEAAGIVGPFEGSKAREVLIPDDYALEQFLSNMDDK from the coding sequence ATGCCTGTGAAAGGAAATCAGTTTAAGTCGAATACTTTTAAAGACGAAAGTAACCCCAAGGCATCTGTAAAGGGCGAGAGGCCCCTTAAGCAAGTTAAACAAAAGGTAGAGAGCCTGCCCTTGTTTAACCTGAAGGACGGGCGCTTTATTAAGGTACTGGGTTTATTTTTCCTGGTGGTATCGGTTTATTTTTTAATTGCCTTTACATCGTACCTGTTTACCTGGCAGGAAGATCAGAGCTATGTTTTAAAGGCCAACGGCGGCTGGCACAACCTGTTTAAAACCCAGCAGGAGCTGATGGATAACGGCGTTAAAAACCCTATGGTTGATAACTGGCTGGGTAAGTTTGGCGCGCTGCTATCCAACCAGTTTATGTTTGAGTGGTTTGGCATAGCCTCGTTTATATTTGTGGCCGTATTTTTTATTATCGGCTACCGGCTGTTGTTTAAGGTGCGCCTGTTCCCGGTTAATAAAACGCTGGCGTACGCCTTGTTCGGCATCATCTTTTTTTCGATAGCCATTGGCTTTGTACATGGGTTTATTATTGATTATCCGCATTTTTTGGAGGGCGAGTTTGGCTACTGGACCAACCGTTTGCTCGATGCCCAGATAGGGCAGGCTGGCGCAGCAGGGCTACTGATATTTGCCGCCGTTACGTTTCTGATCATCGCCTATAACATTGATTTTAAACTTCCCGAACGTAAAAAGAAAGAGAACAACCTGCCCGGCTTTGACGATGTGGCCGATATTGGCGAGCCCTATATCAGGGCCAATACATCCAAAATACCCGGCGAGCCCGAAACGCCCTTTACCCCGGTTGAGTGGCCCGGCCGAGGCCCTAAGCTTACGCAGGAGGGCGTACTGCCATCAACCCGCTTTACCGAGCCTGAGCCCGAACCTGAGGTAGTAGAGCCCAAGGGCCCCATCTTCAATATCGAAAAACCCATCCACGAGCCATTGGTTTTAATGCCCGAGCCAAGCCCCGAAACGGAGATTCCGCTTACGGTGAGCGAAACCCGGCCCGATTCGATCCTGAGTATCGAGAAGGAAGATGTGGTAACGGCCAACGATCTGGTAGAGCAGTTCGGCGCCTTTGATCCGCGTTTGGATCTGTCGTCGTACCAGTTCCCTACGCTCGATCTGTTGGAGAATTACGGTTCGCATAAAATAGTAGTGAATACCGAGGAACTGGAGGCCAACAAAAATAAAATTGTTGAAACCCTGAACCATTACAATATCGAGATTGATAAAATTAAGGCGACTATCGGCCCCACGGTTACCCTGTACGAAATTATCCCCGCGCCAGGCGTGCGCATCTCCAAAATTAAAAACCTGGAAGATGATATCGCCCTCAGTTTAGCCGCGCTGGGTATCCGCATCATAGCGCCTATGCCGGGTAAGGGTACCATTGGTATCGAGGTACCTAACCAGCATCCCGAGATGGTGTCGATGCGCTCGGTTATCGCGTCGGAGAAATTTCAGAACACCACCATGGATCTGCCCATCGCCCTGGGCAAAACCATCTCGAATGAGATTTTTATTGCCGACCTGGCCAAAATGCCCCACTTGCTGGTAGCAGGGGCCACCGGTCAGGGTAAGTCGGTAGGTATCAATGCCATCCTGGTATCGCTGCTCTATAAAAAACACCCTGCCGAGCTTAAGTTTGTACTGGTTGACCCTAAAAAGGTGGAGCTTACGCTGTTCCGTAAAATAGAAAGGCACTTTTTGGCCAAACTGCCCGACGAGGCCGACGCCATTATAACTGACACCAAAAAGGTGATCAACACGCTCAACTCGCTCTGTATCGAGATGGACCAGCGCTACGATTTATTGAAGGACGCCCAGGTACGTAACCTCAAGGAGTACAACGTTAAATTTGTTAACCGCAAGCTGCTGCCCACCGAGGGCCATCGCTTTTTGCCCTTTATTGTGCTGATAGTGGATGAGTTTGCCGATTTGATGATGACGGCCGGTAAAGAGGTTGAGGTGCCCATTGCCCGTTTGGCGCAGCTGGCCCGCGCTATTGGTATCCACCTGGTGATCGCCACGCAGCGTCCGTCGGTTAATATTATTACCGGTACCATTAAGGCCAACTTCCCGGCGCGTATCGCGTTCAGGGTACAGTCTAAAATCGATTCGCGCACCATTCTTGATTCCGGCGGTGCCGATCAGCTCATTGGTCGCGGGGATATGCTGCTCTCTACCGGTAACGATCTCATCCGCCTGCAATGCGCCTTTGTAGATACGCCCGAGGTAGATAAGATCTCCGATTTTATTGGCGCCCAGCGCGGATACTCTACCGCCCACCTGCTGCCCGAATACGTAGGCGAAGGTGCCGAAAGCGGCCCCAAAGAGTTCGATGCTGATAACCGCGATCCCATGTTTGAGGACGCCGCCCGCCTTATTGTGCTGCATCAGCAGGGCTCCACATCGCTCATCCAGCGCAAGCTCAAGCTGGGCTACAACCGCGCCGGCCGTATTATTGATCAGCTGGAAGCCGCCGGCATTGTAGGCCCCTTTGAGGGCAGCAAGGCCCGCGAGGTTTTAATACCCGACGATTACGCTTTGGAGCAGTTTTTGAGCAACATGGACGACAAGTAA
- a CDS encoding ankyrin repeat domain-containing protein has translation MNAATLEQYIETSNIEGLTALLNHEPALAGSVTSAGVSALMLACYYRKPQVIALLSQYISQLSLFEAAATGRLDVLSRLLAEQPGMVNEFSTDGFTPLGLACYFGQPQVASFLISSGADVNLSSRNGFHVTPLHSAVAANQTEITRLLIEHGANVNVKQQLGVTPLHSAAQNGNVEILIMLLENNAAIDARMEGGKVPADLALEKGFDDIAGILMD, from the coding sequence ATGAATGCTGCTACTCTGGAACAATACATTGAAACAAGTAACATTGAAGGCTTAACCGCCCTGCTTAACCATGAACCCGCCCTGGCTGGCAGTGTTACCAGCGCAGGCGTATCGGCCCTGATGCTGGCCTGCTACTACCGCAAGCCCCAGGTTATAGCCCTTTTAAGCCAATACATTAGTCAGCTGAGCCTGTTTGAAGCCGCCGCCACCGGCAGGCTCGATGTGCTGAGCCGCCTGCTGGCCGAACAGCCCGGCATGGTGAACGAGTTTTCGACCGATGGCTTTACACCCCTCGGCCTGGCCTGCTATTTTGGCCAGCCCCAGGTGGCCAGCTTTTTGATCAGCAGTGGGGCCGATGTCAACCTGTCGTCGCGCAATGGCTTCCACGTCACGCCCCTCCACTCCGCCGTGGCCGCCAACCAAACTGAAATTACCCGCCTGCTGATTGAGCACGGTGCCAACGTAAACGTTAAACAGCAATTGGGCGTAACGCCCCTGCACTCAGCTGCCCAAAACGGCAACGTTGAGATACTGATTATGCTGCTCGAAAACAACGCCGCCATTGATGCCCGCATGGAAGGCGGCAAAGTACCCGCAGACCTGGCCCTGGAAAAAGGCTTCGACGATATCGCAGGGATATTGATGGATTGA
- the rsmG gene encoding 16S rRNA (guanine(527)-N(7))-methyltransferase RsmG, giving the protein MTSDIITKYFPALTHLQQSQYARLLDLYIHWNNQINVISRKDIDLLFERHVLHSLGIAKVMPFLPGEQVLDVGTGGGFPGIPLAIMFPETEFHLVDSIGKKIKVVTEVAAALGLQNVKASHNRAEEIPGKFDFVVSRAVTQLKDFYPWVKDKFNKTSKNTLTNGILYLKGGDLGQEIKESALKVKQYHLKDYFDEEFFETKQVIYVKG; this is encoded by the coding sequence ATGACATCTGATATCATAACCAAATACTTCCCGGCTTTAACCCACTTACAGCAAAGCCAATATGCCCGGTTGTTAGATCTGTATATCCATTGGAATAACCAGATCAACGTGATATCCCGTAAGGATATCGACCTGCTTTTTGAGCGCCATGTACTGCACTCCTTGGGTATTGCTAAGGTAATGCCCTTTTTACCCGGCGAGCAGGTGCTTGATGTAGGTACCGGCGGCGGTTTTCCAGGCATCCCGCTTGCTATCATGTTCCCCGAGACCGAGTTTCATCTGGTTGATTCGATAGGAAAAAAAATCAAGGTAGTAACCGAAGTGGCCGCTGCCCTGGGCCTGCAAAACGTAAAGGCATCCCACAACCGTGCCGAGGAGATACCCGGCAAGTTTGATTTTGTGGTATCGCGAGCGGTAACGCAGCTCAAAGATTTTTATCCCTGGGTAAAAGATAAGTTTAACAAAACATCCAAAAACACGCTGACCAACGGCATACTCTACCTCAAAGGGGGCGACTTGGGCCAGGAGATCAAAGAATCGGCCCTCAAGGTAAAGCAATACCACTTGAAAGACTATTTTGACGAAGAGTTTTTTGAAACCAAACAGGTGATTTATGTGAAGGGCTGA